In Desulfobacteraceae bacterium, a single genomic region encodes these proteins:
- a CDS encoding NAD(P)-dependent oxidoreductase, with translation MRPLIGPKILVTGASGFIGCEVSRRLTLKDCRPRFMVRDLLQDRCVIRHPEIEMVIGDLQDTRSLDQAVKGVDAVIHLGAKATFESYESLKPTIFDGSVALMQAAAKHGVKTFVYSSSLLVYGDNRAQVDEETVPRPVLDYGRVKRDTERELAVIAASAGITFSAIRLPHVYGAMDLYFQQIRRGLLILPGLGKNIFSHLHVTDAAELLIACAQQGYRGILPVADDLPATWSAFLALVRRHHAGARVLVLPQWLALAAAYAVTPVRRFRPHPGLETPGAIRSYNCNIAVKPGLVFKDLGISLSFPTIHDGVPAVAKDSLLLKNLLTP, from the coding sequence ATGCGACCCCTTATCGGACCCAAAATACTGGTTACAGGCGCATCCGGTTTTATCGGGTGCGAGGTGTCACGGCGCCTGACGCTGAAAGATTGTCGGCCGCGGTTCATGGTGCGCGACCTGCTTCAGGATCGCTGCGTGATCAGGCACCCGGAGATCGAAATGGTGATCGGCGACCTCCAGGACACCCGGAGCCTCGATCAGGCGGTAAAAGGGGTGGATGCCGTCATTCACCTCGGAGCGAAAGCCACCTTCGAATCTTACGAATCCCTGAAACCCACGATATTTGACGGATCCGTGGCCCTCATGCAAGCGGCCGCCAAGCATGGCGTAAAAACCTTCGTCTACAGCTCGTCGCTTCTTGTCTACGGGGACAACCGCGCGCAGGTGGATGAAGAAACCGTTCCCAGACCGGTGCTGGATTACGGCCGCGTCAAGCGCGACACGGAAAGGGAGCTGGCCGTGATTGCGGCTTCCGCAGGCATCACCTTTTCGGCCATCCGGCTGCCGCATGTCTACGGCGCGATGGACCTTTATTTTCAGCAAATTCGAAGGGGGCTTCTCATTTTGCCGGGGCTGGGCAAGAACATCTTTTCCCACCTGCACGTCACCGATGCCGCGGAATTGCTGATCGCGTGCGCCCAGCAGGGCTATCGCGGCATCTTGCCCGTGGCGGACGACCTGCCGGCAACCTGGTCCGCATTCCTGGCCCTGGTGCGACGTCACCATGCCGGCGCCCGGGTGCTGGTGCTTCCCCAGTGGCTGGCCCTTGCGGCCGCTTACGCAGTGACACCGGTGCGCCGTTTCCGCCCTCACCCCGGCCTCGAGACACCGGGCGCCATCCGCAGCTACAACTGCAATATTGCCGTCAAACCAGGGCTGGTGTTCAAGGATCTGGGGATTTCCTTGTCCTTTCCGACGATCCATGACGGGGTGCCGGCAGTTGCGAAAGACTCCCTGCTGCTGAAGAATCTGTTGACCCCTTGA
- a CDS encoding DUF4010 domain-containing protein — MGGNEGAYALSVISGFVDVDAITLSLSGSATYDLGAEVAAMGIVLAAASNTLVKGLIFAFITGFRDTIRLPVFLLAAILPGLLMAFYLL; from the coding sequence GTGGGCGGAAATGAAGGCGCCTACGCGCTTTCGGTGATCTCGGGGTTCGTGGATGTGGATGCGATCACCCTGTCGCTTTCCGGGTCGGCCACATATGACCTGGGCGCCGAAGTCGCCGCCATGGGCATCGTTCTCGCCGCTGCAAGCAATACCCTGGTCAAGGGGCTCATTTTCGCTTTCATCACCGGGTTCAGGGACACCATCCGACTGCCCGTGTTTCTTTTGGCCGCGATCCTGCCGGGTTTGCTGATGGCCTTCTATTTGCTGTAG